The genomic stretch GGTCGATCTCGTGCGGCGTCACGGCCGCCGAGGTAGCACTGCGGTCGCAGCCGGCCAGAACGGCCGCGCCCAGCGCGGCGAGGAGAACGGTTCGACGGGGAAGCTTCATGATGAGCGAAATCTCCAAGTGGCCAGGCCGAGCGGGGCGACGATCCAGGCGAGCATGGCGCCCGCCAGCAGCCAGGGGCTGCCGAGCGCCGGTGGCACGAGGCTGTCCAGGCCATACAGCGTGCGAACCTGGTCCAGCGAAAACACATTGAGGATGCGGAACACGTCGGCCGGGTTCAGCAGCAACAGGTAGGGAAACAGATCACCGCCCCACCGGCCGCCGCCGAACACGAGCGCCCCCAGCAGCAGCAGGTCGAACACCAGCACGAACAGGAACCAAAGCGCGATCGCCAAGCCGGAGGCGCGGGCACGATCGTGCGCCAGCACCGACAGCATCACCGCGAGGCTGAGGAAAGCCAGACCCAACAGCATCGAGCTGAGGACAAAACCACCGTAGTGGTAGAGCCCGCCCCACCCCAGCGGTTTGAACATCAACGCCCCCACCAGCGCGAAGCCGGCGAGCATCGACAGCGACAGCGCCGCCGCCAGCCCGAGGTACTTGCCCAGCAGCAGCTCGAGCCGCGTGATCGGCAAGGCCAGCAGCAGGTCGAGCGATCCGCGCTCGCGTTCGCCGACGATGGCATCGAAGCCCAGCAGCAAGGCGATCAGCGGGATCAAATAGATCACCAGGCTGACCAGGCTGGCGATCGTGAACTCGATCGAACGGAAACCCAAAGCGCCCTGCTGGGCGCCCCCCATCGTCGCGATCACCAGGGAGAACACCGTGAACACCAGGGCCACGGCCAGCACCCAGCGATTGCGCATGCGGTCGCGAAACTCCTTGGCCGCCAGCGCCCAGATCTGTTGCCATTGCATGGGTCGGCTCCTCAGCGTGCCAGGTCGAAGAACACGTCTTCGAGCGAAGGTTCGGTGATATGCACGTCCAGCACCCGGGCGCCGAAGGGCGCCAAGGCCTGCAGCAGCTGCATCTTGGCGCTGCGAGGGCAGCGCAGTTGCAGGCCCTCGGGTGTGGGCTCGGGCTGCAGCGCACCGCACGGCAGCGACAGCGCGGACAGCGCCAGCGCCACGGCGGAGGTGTCGGCCGCCTCCACCCTCAGTTGCACGGTCAGCGGCATCGCAACCTGTTCGCGCAGCGACTGCACGCTGCCCATGGCCAGCACACGTCCGGCCGACAGGATCGCGAGCCGGTCGACCCGGTCCTGCAGCTCGGCCAGGATGTGAGAGGTCAGGATCATCGTCACGCCCTCGTCGCGCAAACCGCGCAGCGTGGCGTAGAAGTCGCGGATCGCGAGAGGGTCCAGACCCGTGGTCGGTTCGTCCAGGAACAGCACCTGCGGCTTGCCCAGCAGCGCCTGCGCGAAACCGAGCCGCTGGCGCATGCCCTTGGAATACTCGCGCACCGGCCGTTCTCCGGCGTGGGCCAGGCCGACACGCTCGAGCGCGGCTTCGCACTCCTGCGCCGGCACACTCTTGAGCCGCGCGAAGAAGCGCAGCGTTTCCAGGCCGCTCAGGTTGTCGTAGAGCACCACGTTCTCCGGCAGGTAGCCCATGTGCCGGCGCACGGCGCGAAAGCCGCGCCCGCTCACGGCCGCACCGCCGATCTGGATCTCGCCCGCGGTGGGCACGATCAGGCCCAGCATCATCTTGAACAAGGTGCTTTTGCCGGCGCCGTTGTGGCCGATCAAGCCGAACACCTCGCCGCGCCGCACGCTCAGGTGCACACCGTCGACGGCGCGCACCGTCCGGTAGTGTTTGCTGACGCCGCGCAGCCGGATGGCGTCGGCCTCAACGTTCGTTGGTTGGGTGTTCGACACGCCATTTGCTCCAATTCGGGTTGCCCGGCAGCATGCGCGGGTTCGGATCGACCACGCTGGGCACGCGCATCACCGGGAACTGCTGGCCCACCAGCCGCAACGCCTGCACCGCCGGGCTGGCCAGCAGCATCTTCACCGTCGGGTGCTGCCAGCTCAGCCGGTCCACCAGGTCGTTGGCTTCGTAGGGCACGTCGCCGCGGCCGTCGTCGTTGCGGTCCCAGCCCAGGTAGTTGCTCCAGTGGTTGCCACGCTCGCCTCCCCAGCGTTCGTCGCGCGCTCCCACGTAGCGCACCTGTTCGCGGTTGTGGATGAAGTCGTTGCCCTCGACCCTGTTGCGGGTGGAGCCGGCCGACAGGTGCACACCGACGTCGTTGTCCAGCACCAGGTTGCCCTTCAAGGTGGTGTATTCGACGTCATAGATGAAGAAGCCGCGTCCGTTGCCGGCCACCACGTTGTTCTCGATCGTCGAGTCCTGCAGGGTGCGCAGCATGATGCCGTGGTCCGAGTTGCCCCAGGCGCGGTTGTTGCGCACGATCTGGTCACGCACTTCCATCAACGCCAGGCCGCCGCGGTTGTTCCAGCTGTCGTTGTCTTCCCACACGTTGTGGTAGGAGTTCATGTAGTGGGTGCCGTAGCGGCTGTGGTGCAGCTTGTTGCCACGGAACAGCGCGTGGTGCGACACGTCCACGTACAAGGCGTCGCGCACGAAGGCGATGCGGTTGCCGACGATACGTGCACCGCGCGTGTTGTAGAGCTGCACACCGTTGCCACGCTGCGACGTGGCGTACTCGCGCTTGCCGGTGATCAGGTTGTGCTCCACCCGCACATCGTCGGCCTTCTCGATCCACAGGCCGAACAGGTTGTAGACCAGGTCGCAGTGCCGCACCACGGCACGGTGGGCACCGGGACGGATGTAGATGCCGGCGTTCTGCGCCAGCAAGCTGTCGCCGGAGTCGCGCACGATCAGGCCTTCAATCACGACGTCGGGCGCCGTCACCCGCACCGTGTCGCCGCTCAGGCCCCCGCTGAGCGTGGGCCGGCCGATGCCGCGCAGCGTCAGCGGCTTCGTGATCGTCAGGTTGCCCACGTACAGCCCTCGGGCGACCTCCACCACGTCGCCGGGCGCGGCCCGGTCGACCGCCGCCTGCACCGAATCGCCGGGCTTCACACTCCACGTCGTGGCCAGAGCGCCGGCGGACACGGTCGCGGCGGCGCACATCACGAGCCAGCGGATCCACCACCTTGCCATCACGGATCGCATGCCCGCTTCTCCTTACACCGCGAGCCGTCCGAGCGCTTTGAGCACCAGGAACAGGGTTGCGCCGATCAGCAAGTTCTTGAAGCCGACATAGCTGAGCATGTCCATCACGCTCGCGACCCGCCAACGGTGCAGCCACCATGGGCCGTCTTTCACCAGCCGCTTGTGGTCCAGACGGATCAACACCTCGTACAGGCTCCAACCGAACCACCAGCCGATCAACGCGCCCGCCGACAGCCGGCCGCTGGCCGCTAGCAGCCAGGCGACGCTCGCCGCCACCGCGATGGACAGGCCGGCAGCCTGCAGGGCGCGGCGGCGCCCGAAATCGCCTCGGCTCCAAGGCCACAGATGGTGCAGCAGCTCGGCTGCCAGCCACGGCAAGGTACGTCCGGGCACCGGGTACGGGGCGGGTGCCGGCGGTGTCGGCAGGCGCGGGTCCACGCCGCTCACCTCGCGAGCCG from Caldimonas brevitalea encodes the following:
- a CDS encoding ABC transporter ATP-binding protein gives rise to the protein MSNTQPTNVEADAIRLRGVSKHYRTVRAVDGVHLSVRRGEVFGLIGHNGAGKSTLFKMMLGLIVPTAGEIQIGGAAVSGRGFRAVRRHMGYLPENVVLYDNLSGLETLRFFARLKSVPAQECEAALERVGLAHAGERPVREYSKGMRQRLGFAQALLGKPQVLFLDEPTTGLDPLAIRDFYATLRGLRDEGVTMILTSHILAELQDRVDRLAILSAGRVLAMGSVQSLREQVAMPLTVQLRVEAADTSAVALALSALSLPCGALQPEPTPEGLQLRCPRSAKMQLLQALAPFGARVLDVHITEPSLEDVFFDLAR
- a CDS encoding ABC transporter permease; amino-acid sequence: MQWQQIWALAAKEFRDRMRNRWVLAVALVFTVFSLVIATMGGAQQGALGFRSIEFTIASLVSLVIYLIPLIALLLGFDAIVGERERGSLDLLLALPITRLELLLGKYLGLAAALSLSMLAGFALVGALMFKPLGWGGLYHYGGFVLSSMLLGLAFLSLAVMLSVLAHDRARASGLAIALWFLFVLVFDLLLLGALVFGGGRWGGDLFPYLLLLNPADVFRILNVFSLDQVRTLYGLDSLVPPALGSPWLLAGAMLAWIVAPLGLATWRFRSS
- a CDS encoding nitrous oxide reductase family maturation protein NosD; translated protein: MCAAATVSAGALATTWSVKPGDSVQAAVDRAAPGDVVEVARGLYVGNLTITKPLTLRGIGRPTLSGGLSGDTVRVTAPDVVIEGLIVRDSGDSLLAQNAGIYIRPGAHRAVVRHCDLVYNLFGLWIEKADDVRVEHNLITGKREYATSQRGNGVQLYNTRGARIVGNRIAFVRDALYVDVSHHALFRGNKLHHSRYGTHYMNSYHNVWEDNDSWNNRGGLALMEVRDQIVRNNRAWGNSDHGIMLRTLQDSTIENNVVAGNGRGFFIYDVEYTTLKGNLVLDNDVGVHLSAGSTRNRVEGNDFIHNREQVRYVGARDERWGGERGNHWSNYLGWDRNDDGRGDVPYEANDLVDRLSWQHPTVKMLLASPAVQALRLVGQQFPVMRVPSVVDPNPRMLPGNPNWSKWRVEHPTNER